The DNA window TCGACGTGATCGCCGGCTACGATCCCAACGATCCGGTTACCGCATACGCCGCGACGCAGGTGCCCGCTACCTATACTACATTTCTCAAAGCCGACGGACTGAAGGGCGCGCGCCTTGGCGTGTTGCGCGACCCGCTTGATCAGAACGCCAACCCCACCGCAAATGACTACAAGCAGGTCCGGGCAGTCATCGACAACGCCATTGCGCAGATGAAGGCGCAAGGCGCGGAGGTCGTTGATCCTGTCACTCTGCCTGATATCCAGACCAAGGTCGACCGGATATTCTTGGACAATGTCTACGAAACCGAGCAAGCCACCGACCTTTATCTGGCCGCCCATTCCAACGCCCCGATCAAAACGTTACGGGAAATTCTCATCACAGGAAGGGTTGTTCCGTCGCGCTCTGCGCGGCTGATTACGAATATCGGCAAGACGACCAACGATCCGGGCTACCTCAATGTGATGCAACGCCGCGAAGAGCTTCGCCAAGCCATATTGAAATTGATGGCGGACAATCGGCTGGACGCGCTGATCTACGCCACGTTTGATCACTCGCCCCGCGTGATCCCACCCAACGCGGTCAACATCGCCAATCCTGCCGAGCTGGCCGACCTCGGCAACAATCGTCGCCTCGCCCCGGTGCTGGCCTTCCCGGCGCTTTCCGTGCCCGCTGGGTTTACCCCCGAAGGGCTCCCGGTGGGCATCGAGTTTCTCGGTCGCCAGTTCTCCGAGGGAACGCTGCTCCGGCTCGGCTACTCATTTGAACAGGCCACGCATCATCGCAAACCACCGAATTCAACGCCGCCTCTGGCGGGTGAGCCGTAGCCAGGGCAGAGCACTCCTTGAATCTATATTGTCCGCCCGGCTGCGGCGCCCGAGGACCAGGCCCATTGGAAGTTGTAGCCGCCTAGCTGGCCAGTTACGTCCACCACTTCGCCGATAAAGAATAGGCCGCGCTGTTTTTTGCTCTCCATCGTGGTGGAGCTCAACTCGCCGGTGTCCACGCCGCCGGCGGTTACCTCGGCCTTCTCGTATCCTTCGTCGCCCGCTGGGAGGATCACCCATTCATGCAGCCCAGCTTCGAACTCGCGCAGCGCGGCGTTGCTCAAGACTGCCTTCGCGGCCTGTGCGTTGCTTTGGGAGAATTGCCCAGGTGAGCCGCTCGCAGGCGCGTGCAGGTCCATCCAGCGATCCGCCAGCCGGTTGGGCAGGATGGGGCGCAGTTGCTTGCGCAGCGCGGCGCGCGTGGGATTGGCGATATTCAGTAATGCAGCCGCCAAGGCCTGCTCGGGCGCCAAGTCCATCCGCACTGGGCTGCCTGCGC is part of the Acidobacteriota bacterium genome and encodes:
- a CDS encoding amidase, whose amino-acid sequence is MPNKLIKTAGAAGAFLLISVATAAAQTPPEVFHLQEATIDQIHAAFKARRITCRELVGHYLKRIEAYDQAGPKLNALQTVNRRALDEADRLDAAYRAGGSVGPLHCIPVLVKDQVETSDMPTTYGSVLFKDFVPQRDATVVKKLRAAGALIMGKTNMGEFASGYVGSGFGIARNAYDPSRSPSSSSSGSGSGVAANFAVVAIGEDTGGSIRGPAAYGSAVGLRPSVPLVSRFGMMPATPTQDTLGPIARTVRDAALLLDVIAGYDPNDPVTAYAATQVPATYTTFLKADGLKGARLGVLRDPLDQNANPTANDYKQVRAVIDNAIAQMKAQGAEVVDPVTLPDIQTKVDRIFLDNVYETEQATDLYLAAHSNAPIKTLREILITGRVVPSRSARLITNIGKTTNDPGYLNVMQRREELRQAILKLMADNRLDALIYATFDHSPRVIPPNAVNIANPAELADLGNNRRLAPVLAFPALSVPAGFTPEGLPVGIEFLGRQFSEGTLLRLGYSFEQATHHRKPPNSTPPLAGEP